From Terriglobales bacterium:
ACGCAACTCCAAGCCGCGGGGCAAAGGCCTTGTATGTCATATCAATGTTGCCATTTGTTCCGTAGGGACCAAAGCCAGCGACGCGGATCAAACCCTGCTCTATGTTTGCGAAGCCGCCTTTGCCCTTTCCATTTACCGACTCGGGGTAGTACAGCTCCCACCGCAGACCGTAATTAAATGTCAGTTTCGGGGTGATCCGCCAGGTGTCCTGGCCATAGAAGAAGAAACGTTTCTGGCGTTCCGCGGCACCGAGGGTGCCTGCACTGTTGACGTATCGCTCCAGGAAGGTGGCGTCCCCAAGTAAAAACGTTGCAAAATCGAGCCCGCCATCTCCTCCACTGGACCCGCCTGAAGTGCCGAGGTGGTGAAAGGTGAGTTGTCCTGCCCGGTTCGCATCGCTGGGTGTGCGGAGGTTCATCGCATAGCGGACATCACCCCCGAACTTGAACTGATGGTTCCCGGATATTTTTGTCCAGTTATTAACAAACTGGAACTGCTGCTCACTTTCAACCAAGGGACAGTTGCAGCGACCAATGTTCAGAGCTTCGCCGAAGTGAGACAGCGTCTGAAAGTCTCCGCTGGGATCCATGAAGAAACCTGGTAGTCCAGACGTGACCGGGTCGCCCAGATTCAATCCTGGAATGCCAAATCCCGTTGCTGGCGAGGTCCCTACATCGAACTTGTTGCTCTCGGGGTGGTATTTGAAATAGCCGAAACGGAAATCGGTGAGCAAGGTTGGACTGACGACGTAGTCGAAACCGCTAGCCAAGCTATGGTTATGGGTGGTTGCGCTGCCAGCCAATCCTCCTTCGCCAAACCCCTCCCCGCCGAGCGCCTTCCCAAATATGGGTTGACCAGACAAGCTAAATTCGGCGTAGCTATAGCGCCCGAACACGTGCGTTTTCTGGCTTGCTTGGTAGTCAACACGGGTGTTGTAACTGTTGTCATTGTAAGGACCGAACCCCGAGCCTACGAAGTTATTCACCACGCCAGGAGCATTAGGCGACGGAAACAACGCTAGGATACTCCGGGCTTGTGGCGAAATTAGCGAGTTGGGAATCAGGTTGCCGGCAAACAGAGTACGACCAGCGCCGGTAAGAGGATCACCGGTCGCAGGATTGTAAACTTTTCCCGTCCCCTTCACCCCCAGATAGTCGGAGAGATTGCACATGCCAGTTAATTGCAGGCAGCTAGTACGAGCGAGGTCGGTCGGGACCGTGCCTTTGATGGTGCGTCCGCTTTTACGCCGAGTACCCTGGTAGTCGCCGAAGAAGAAGAGCTTGTCCTTGATCGCCGCGCCACCAATGGAACCGCCAAACTGATTCCACATCGTGCTGGGAATGAAGCGGTTCGTCACTGGATCCTTCTGGAATTGGGTAAAAGGGTCGCGGGCCTGAGTAGCGTCACTCCTCCTGAACCAAAAAGCGCTACCGTGCAGCGCATTACTGCCGGATCGCGTCTGGGCCGTCATAACGCCCGCAATGGCCTTGCCGAACTCGGCATCGTAGTTCTGCAGCGTCATTTTGGTCTCGGTAACTGAATCCAGGTTGGGATTGATTACGATGATCCCCAGGATCGGATCCTGGTTGTCAGTGCCGTCTAATTCGTAAGCGGTCCCGCTGAAGTGCTGTCCATTTACGAAAATCTGCTGACTTCCTTGTGGATTTTCGGTGGCCGCATGCGACCATCCCACTAATTTCTGTGTACCCGGCGAGGATAGCTCCAGGGACGTAAAATTCCGATTCAGCAGCGGGAGCTCCTGAACCGCTTTCTGATCAAAAATCACAGCCACATCAGCGCGATCGGTTTTTAGCTGTGGCGCTTCGCCAGTGACCTCTACTGCCTCAGAAACCGCTCCGAGTTGCAGCTGCATGTCAAGGCGCGCTGCTGTATCAGCCAGTACCTTGATGCCTTTTTGCTCCGACGCCTTAAAGCCCGGCGCTTCGATACGCACGCCATAAACATCAGGGATTAAGTGGGTCACGCTGTAATTGCCAGTCGCGTTCGTCGTGGTTTGTTCAGTGGATCCCTTTGCCACGTCGGTTACGATAACCTTGGCGTTGGGCACCGCCGCGCCGCTAGGATCGGTGACGGTCCCGAAGATGCTCCCGTAAACTGCCTGGCCAACGGCGGATGTTGATCCCCAACAAAATAGCGCTATACAAGCGACTATCGCCCAAACGTGTTGCTTTCTCATCACATGCCTCCGCAATGTTTTCCCGCACGCCTGGCCTTGAGCTCTTCCCTGAACTGGTCGGCGTATGCCTCTGACTGTTGAATGGGTGAACTAGCGATGGACAGCTGCAAACTTAGAATCAATGCGGTCGAGTGCCAACGGCTTGGATTTAGTTTAGGGGATCCGGTCATTTATGCTTCGCGCACAACCTGCCAAAAAAAAATCTGTAGGGGGTTCGTACAGCAACTATTCTTCCAAGGCGAGCGCAAGGCTAAGCCGCTTTGTTTTGAA
This genomic window contains:
- a CDS encoding TonB-dependent receptor → MRKQHVWAIVACIALFCWGSTSAVGQAVYGSIFGTVTDPSGAAVPNAKVIVTDVAKGSTEQTTTNATGNYSVTHLIPDVYGVRIEAPGFKASEQKGIKVLADTAARLDMQLQLGAVSEAVEVTGEAPQLKTDRADVAVIFDQKAVQELPLLNRNFTSLELSSPGTQKLVGWSHAATENPQGSQQIFVNGQHFSGTAYELDGTDNQDPILGIIVINPNLDSVTETKMTLQNYDAEFGKAIAGVMTAQTRSGSNALHGSAFWFRRSDATQARDPFTQFQKDPVTNRFIPSTMWNQFGGSIGGAAIKDKLFFFGDYQGTRRKSGRTIKGTVPTDLARTSCLQLTGMCNLSDYLGVKGTGKVYNPATGDPLTGAGRTLFAGNLIPNSLISPQARSILALFPSPNAPGVVNNFVGSGFGPYNDNSYNTRVDYQASQKTHVFGRYSYAEFSLSGQPIFGKALGGEGFGEGGLAGSATTHNHSLASGFDYVVSPTLLTDFRFGYFKYHPESNKFDVGTSPATGFGIPGLNLGDPVTSGLPGFFMDPSGDFQTLSHFGEALNIGRCNCPLVESEQQFQFVNNWTKISGNHQFKFGGDVRYAMNLRTPSDANRAGQLTFHHLGTSGGSSGGDGGLDFATFLLGDATFLERYVNSAGTLGAAERQKRFFFYGQDTWRITPKLTFNYGLRWELYYPESVNGKGKGGFANIEQGLIRVAGFGPYGTNGNIDMTYKAFAPRLGVAYQLTPKTVVRMGYGRSFDIGVFGSLFGHTVTQNLPVLVNQNVTAQNNVDQNATNDRIPAFTLASGPPAFVFPPIPANGTLPLQGPLGNVNPKVRPTFMRLPTLDAWNVTVQRQITNSVAGEIAYVANKGTHIFAGNGPSYNVNQASLVGFGVIPQAQRRPLFNRFTYPGFTDSSGNTLMCCSSDITYLGNDASNNYNALQLKVTKRFSQGLQFMAHYTWSKAMNYTDDYFVDSPRIAYGPDDYNRNHVFISNVLWELPFGKGKMFGANMGRAANAILGGWQLSTVTNWSGGLPWTPSYANCGSDKDTGPCRPNRVGSFATGVGSFDPINHQVTFFTPVNGGNALANLQSAGGWQRPGPGNFGTAGRNSMRGPRLFTSDMSLLKNFDLSERVKAQFRVDAFNVFNHPVLGFNTDQGNHCIDCGGDAGKITHLENDTSMRQLQFGLRLSF